DNA from Kitasatospora acidiphila:
GTCAGCCCGCACTGAACCGTCGTCCCCGGTGCCGCAGGCCGGCCGAGGAGTCGTCGGGCCGGTCAAGTCGACGGCCACGTCCGGGCGCCACGGGAGCAGCGCGAGGTCCTGCTCCTGCAGGGCGAGGACCAGGGCCGAGTCGGGCAGCGCCCGCCGCAGTTCGCGCAGCAGCGCCTCGGCGGTCGGCCGGTCGAGTCCGGCGGTGGGTTCGTCGAGCAGCAGGATGCGCGGCCGGCGCAGGACGGCGCGGGCGACGGCGAGGCGGCGCCGCTGTCCTTGGGACAGCGCGCGACCACCCTGGCCCACCGGCGTGTCCGGGTGCAGGGCATCGAGTCCGACCACCGCAAGCGCGGCGCGCAACTGCTCGGGGGCGGCGAGCGGTGCGGCCAGGCACAGGTTCGCGGCGACGGTCGCATCGGCGAGCCAGTCGTCGGCCTCGACCAGGGTGAGCACGTCGGCGACGGCCTCGGCGGGCAGGTCCGCGACGGGGGCGGCGCCCAGCCGCACCCGGCCTGCGGCGGCCGGCACCCGGCCGGCCAACTGCCCCAGGAGCGTGGACTTCCCGCTGCCGTTGGGGCCGGTGACCACGACCAGCCGGGGAGCACGGACAGTGAACGTCAGTGGCCGCCCGCCGTTTCCGGCGGGCAGGTCCGCCACCGTGAGCACCGGGCCACCCGGCGTCAGGGCGGGCGGCTGCCGGTCGGCGACGGTCGCATCGGCCAGCCAGCCGTCGGCGACCACCTCGACGGGCAGGTCCACCACCGTGAGCACCGGGCCACCCCGCGTCAGGGCGGGCCGCTGCCGGTCGGCGACGGCTGCGGCGAGCGGGCCGAGGCGCTCGGCCGCGTCCTGGGCGGCGGCCAGCTCCTGGAGCAGTTGCGGAAGGCGGTCCAGCAGCTCCCACGCCGCCGCGAGCAGCAGCACCTCGCCGACGGCGTCGGCCACCGGCTGCGACCAGATGCCTGCCTGCAGGGCGAGCAGCAGGGCGAGCCCCTGGCCGAGGGCGGCGAGCAGCCGCAGGCCCAGGCGTCCCGTGCGCTGCTCGGCCGCCACTGCGGCGGCGGCCGCCTCCTCGCGCTCCAGCGCCGCCGCGACGACCGCGCGGACCTGCGGCACCGCGTCCAGGCAGCGCAGTTCGTTGCGGGCGGCCCGGGCGGCGATCAGGTCCGTCTGTGCGCCGGTCCGCGCAGCGGCGGCGTCGGCGAGGTGCCGCCGGGCCCGGCGGCCGCTGCGGATCGCCCACCAGCCGCCGCCCGCGAACACGGCGAACTCGGCGGCGCCGAGCATCGGGCTCGCCCGCAGCAGCAGCGCCTCCACCAGCACAACGGTGACCGCGCACCCGGCGAGTGGGGCGACGGCCTGGGCCGGCAGGCCGGCCACGGCCTCGACGTCGGTGGTCAGGCGGGCGAGCAGGGTTCCGTCGCGTTGGGCGCGGAGCTCGCGCGCACTCAGTTCGCCGGTGCCCTTCACCAGGCGGCCGCGCAGGGTCACGGTCGTGGCGAGGACGACTCGGTGGCTGACCAACCGTTCGAGGTAGCGCAGCGAGGTGCGCAGCAGGGCGAGGGCGCGGACGGTCCCCGACGGGTACATCCACGACCAGGTCGTGTTGGCCAGCAGCGTCACCACCGCACAGGCCGTCAGGAACCAACCGGACAGGCCCAGCAGGGCCGCCGCGCTCAGTTCCGCCGCCGCGGCCAGTGTGAGGCCGGCGGCCAGGTCGCGGCGGGGCACGGTGTGGCGCAGTAGTCGCCAGGCGTTCAATGAGGCCGTCCCCGGTCCAGGCGGATCGTCCGGTCCGCGAGTGGGAGCAGTGCGGGGCTGTGGGTGGCGAGCAGCACGCTCCGGCCGTGCGTCAGCGTGCGCACGGCCGCCACCACACGAGCCTCCGCCACCGGGTCGAGGTGGGCGGTGGGCTCGTCCAGGCAGAGCAGCGGTGCGTCCCGCAACAAGGCTCGTACCAGGGCGAGTTGCTGGGACTGGCCGGAGGAGAGCCCGCTCCCCCGCTCGCCGACCGCGGTGTCCAGCCCGCCGGGCAGGTCGGAGAGCAGGTCGCCGAAGCCGAGCGTGCCGAAGGCGGCGGCGAGTTCCGCGTCGGTGGCGTCCGGCCGGGCCAGCAGCAGGTTGTCACGGACCGTGCCGGGCAGCAGGTGTGCGGGTTGGCCGACCCAGGCGACCGCGGCGGGTGACGGCGGCTGGGAGGTGCCGTCCCACTCGTGGGTGACGGTTCCGGCGGTCGGTTCGGCGAGTCCCGCCGCGACGGCGAGCAGGGTCGACTTGCCCGCGCCGCTCGGCCCGGTGACGGCGAGGAAGGCACCCGGGGCGAGCTGGAGCCGCACGCCCTCCAAGGCGGGATCCACCCGGCCGGGGTGACGGACCGTCACCCCCTCCAGCTGCACGCCGACCGTGCCGCCGCTGCGTCGGGCCGGCGCGGGCTGGTCCGGGTCCTCGCCCGCGGTGCCGGCGCTGCCGAGGGTCTTCTCGATCAGCTCCGCCGCGGCGCGGGCCTCGGCGCGGGCATGGTAGCCGCGGGCCAGGTCGCGGGCGGGGGCGAAGTAGGCGGGGGTGAGCACCAGCACGAAGAGCGCGGTGGCCAGGCTCATATGGCCTGGTACCAGCGGGAGTTGGAGGTAGTTGAGGAGCGCAAGACCGCAGTAGGTCGCCACCACGGCGAGGCTGCCGGTGATCAGCAGCTCGATCCAGGCGGTGGAGAGGAAGGCGACCCGCAGCACCGTCTGGGTGCGGTGGGCCAGTTCCTCGTCGTCCTCGCGCAGCGAGAGCGCGGCGGCCTCCCGGGCGCCCAGTCCGATCAGCGTGGGCAGTCCGCGCAGCTGGTCGAGCAGGCGGGCGCTGTGGTGGCGCACCGCCGTGAGCTGCGCGTGGACGGCGGCCTGGGTGCCGAGGCCGATGACCTTGAGGTTGGCGGGCAGCAGCGGTGTGGCGGCGACCAGGATCAGTGCCACGAACCAGCCGCGGGTGGCGATGGCCGCCAGGGTCAGGCCGCTGCCCAGCAGCATCGTGGTGCGGGCGGGGACGTACTCGGTGAGCCATTCCGACAGCCGGGCCACCTCGCCGGTCAGGGACTCGGCGAGGGCGGCGTCACCGAGTCCGGTGCGGGTGGGCCCGTGCGCAGGCAGGGTCGCGGCGAGCAGGCGCTCGCGCAGTGCCGCGCGCACCCGGCGGGCGCCGCGCGCGGCAGCCGCGTCGGCGGTGCACAGCAGCACGGACCGGACCGCCAGTCCCGCGAGGACGAGGCCCGCGCCGGGCAGGACGCGTACCGGGATCCGTGCACCGTTCTGGCTGGTGAGCCCGCGCTGGGCGGCCCAGGCCAGGCCTGCCGCCCAGAGCACCGTGCCCAGCGGTGCCAGCCCGCGCAGCAGGCCCGCCCGCCGCAGCTCCCCGCGTCCGGGCTCGGCCCACGCTTGCAGCCGGGCCGACACCTCGTCGTCCTGGCCCCTGGCCCGCTCGTCGCCGAGTTCGGTCAGCAGGGCGGTCGAAGTGCTCACGTCCGAACCCTCGCGGAGTCCGCGTCTTGCGGGTCGAGATCGAAGACCCCGTCCCGCTGGTCGCGCCGGTCGCTGAGGAGCCAGGCGAGCAGGGCCGTCGCCGAGAGGAGGGCGACGCCCACCGGGTCGATCCAGCTGGCGATGCCGCCGAAGACGTCCTGGGACACGGCCGCCAGCCCGATGCCCGGCACGGTGAGCAGCACGCGCCGGGCGACGACCACGAGGCCGCCCGGCTCGGGCCGGGCCTGACGGGCTTCTCGCGCCCGCACCCGCAGCGGGGCGAGCGGCGCCTCGGGGGTTTGGGTGAACTTGCCGCGGAAGGCCCACCACGCGTACGCGTTGTAGGCGAACACCACCGGCATGCACAGTCCCACGCCGACCACCAGGAAGGTCTGCGAGCTGTGCGGACTGGAGGCCTGATGCAGCGTCAGCTCAGGTGGCACGATCACCGGGGCGGTGGCGGCCACCAGTGCCAGCAGACCGCAGACCTGGGCCGCGACCACGCCCGCGAAGGGCCGCCAGTCCGGCCGCCGCCCGAATCCGTGCCAGGCCACGGCCCCCGCGGCCACCGCCCCGGCGACCGCGGTCCAGTACAGCGCCGCGCGCACGGGCTCGTCGAAGCGGAACTTCTCCGGATCGGCGATCTCCAGGCCGAAGCCGAGGATCAGCGCGGCCACGGTGGTGCCCACCAGCAGCGGGCGCCCGGCCCGGCCCGCCCGCTCGCGGGCCGCGCCCTCGGTCTTGTCCTGCAGCCAGGCGGCACCGGCCAGCAGGTACAGCACCACCAGGCCGAGCGCGCACAGCACGCTGTAGGGGGTGAGCCAGTCGAAGGCGCCGCCGCTGAACGAACCGCCGTGCTGCCGCAGGCCGCTGAGCACGCCGCCGAGCACCAGGCCCTGGCAGAGGGTCGCGGCGACCGAGGCCCAGCCGAACAGCAGGGCCCAGCCGCGCCGGTAGCCGGCTGCGGCGCTCTGGAACTCAAGTCCCATGCCGCGCAGGATGATTGCGAGGAGCATGCCGATCAGCGGCAGGTAGACCCCGGGCAGCACGGTCGCGTAGACGCCGGGTAGCCCGGCCCACAGGGCGACGCCGGCCAGCACGAGCCAGCTCTC
Protein-coding regions in this window:
- a CDS encoding ATP-binding cassette domain-containing protein, yielding MNAWRLLRHTVPRRDLAAGLTLAAAAELSAAALLGLSGWFLTACAVVTLLANTTWSWMYPSGTVRALALLRTSLRYLERLVSHRVVLATTVTLRGRLVKGTGELSARELRAQRDGTLLARLTTDVEAVAGLPAQAVAPLAGCAVTVVLVEALLLRASPMLGAAEFAVFAGGGWWAIRSGRRARRHLADAAAARTGAQTDLIAARAARNELRCLDAVPQVRAVVAAALEREEAAAAAVAAEQRTGRLGLRLLAALGQGLALLLALQAGIWSQPVADAVGEVLLLAAAWELLDRLPQLLQELAAAQDAAERLGPLAAAVADRQRPALTRGGPVLTVVDLPVEVVADGWLADATVADRQPPALTPGGPVLTVADLPAGNGGRPLTFTVRAPRLVVVTGPNGSGKSTLLGQLAGRVPAAAGRVRLGAAPVADLPAEAVADVLTLVEADDWLADATVAANLCLAAPLAAPEQLRAALAVVGLDALHPDTPVGQGGRALSQGQRRRLAVARAVLRRPRILLLDEPTAGLDRPTAEALLRELRRALPDSALVLALQEQDLALLPWRPDVAVDLTGPTTPRPACGTGDDGSVRADPPPWY
- a CDS encoding ABC transporter ATP-binding protein/permease, producing MSTSTALLTELGDERARGQDDEVSARLQAWAEPGRGELRRAGLLRGLAPLGTVLWAAGLAWAAQRGLTSQNGARIPVRVLPGAGLVLAGLAVRSVLLCTADAAAARGARRVRAALRERLLAATLPAHGPTRTGLGDAALAESLTGEVARLSEWLTEYVPARTTMLLGSGLTLAAIATRGWFVALILVAATPLLPANLKVIGLGTQAAVHAQLTAVRHHSARLLDQLRGLPTLIGLGAREAAALSLREDDEELAHRTQTVLRVAFLSTAWIELLITGSLAVVATYCGLALLNYLQLPLVPGHMSLATALFVLVLTPAYFAPARDLARGYHARAEARAAAELIEKTLGSAGTAGEDPDQPAPARRSGGTVGVQLEGVTVRHPGRVDPALEGVRLQLAPGAFLAVTGPSGAGKSTLLAVAAGLAEPTAGTVTHEWDGTSQPPSPAAVAWVGQPAHLLPGTVRDNLLLARPDATDAELAAAFGTLGFGDLLSDLPGGLDTAVGERGSGLSSGQSQQLALVRALLRDAPLLCLDEPTAHLDPVAEARVVAAVRTLTHGRSVLLATHSPALLPLADRTIRLDRGRPH
- a CDS encoding cytochrome d ubiquinol oxidase subunit II; translation: MLEYATYALVLLSLGMYVVLDGYDLGVGMLSLFAKGEGRREHGELIATAWDANESWLVLAGVALWAGLPGVYATVLPGVYLPLIGMLLAIILRGMGLEFQSAAAGYRRGWALLFGWASVAATLCQGLVLGGVLSGLRQHGGSFSGGAFDWLTPYSVLCALGLVVLYLLAGAAWLQDKTEGAARERAGRAGRPLLVGTTVAALILGFGLEIADPEKFRFDEPVRAALYWTAVAGAVAAGAVAWHGFGRRPDWRPFAGVVAAQVCGLLALVAATAPVIVPPELTLHQASSPHSSQTFLVVGVGLCMPVVFAYNAYAWWAFRGKFTQTPEAPLAPLRVRAREARQARPEPGGLVVVARRVLLTVPGIGLAAVSQDVFGGIASWIDPVGVALLSATALLAWLLSDRRDQRDGVFDLDPQDADSARVRT